The Mangrovivirga cuniculi genomic sequence TCGGCTTCTAATAATTTTTTCTTGCCGACATCCATAAAACTCATTGCCACTACAGCAACAACCAGGATTACTAAAGGTATTATTTTATCTTTCATCGTCTTTTTTTGCATTTTAGGTTGAACAATTCGTTGAATTCTAAGTAGCAAACTGTGTTTCGACTGCCCACCTAACTGCATCGCAGGACTCTGTTGATTTATTGCATATTCTTCAAGTTTAGTTAATAATTTCGCGTATTGTATTGATGATGGCTGGTAATTTAAAGCTACCGAATCACAGCAAACCTCTCTTTCATGGCGCAGGATATCACTCAGATACCACACCATTGGATGATAGAAAAATATCACTTCTACAAGCGACTGAACAAAGTTCACCAGGTAATCACTTCTTTTTATATGAGCAAGTTCATGAGCTAAGATAGCTTCGATTTGCTGAGAAGGAAGTCCTGTAGCCAATCCGACGGGAATTAGAATTACCGGCTTTAAGTGCCCCATGACCATCGGCCCGTAAATAGCCGCCGATTTCAAAATTTTAATATCCTTATTAATGTTAAGCGACTTCTTTAATTTATCTAGTACATCATTCCATTGACTATCGACTAATTCTGTTGCTTTATTTTTTAATATCCTCAGGTAAGCATAACTTCCAATCAATCTAAAACCAAGTAAAAATGCCCCTGCACTCCATACTATTACCAGCTCAGGTAAAAATGGGCGAATACGGTTAGCCAAACCTTCCCAAAAATTCATAACACCGGGATCATTCGCGGTGATTAAATACTCTACCTTGTTATCAAAAAGACTTAATGACTCAGATGTAGCTCCTGCCAAATCATTCCAGTGCATTATAAAAGTTTGAACGCTCCATCCAAGTCCGCCAAGTAGGGCTCCAAAGGTCAGCCAATACATAACTTTTGGTTTATTCCTTACTAATGGCCTGATCAGTAAAAATAAAATTCCAATCAGGGCAAATTGCCATAAAGCATGGACGAGGGTCCATCCAATCGATTCAATGATGCGATTATATGATTCGAATGTCAGCATTTTTAATTTTGTTGAGAATCTTCAATGTCGTCGAGGTATTTCTTGATCTTTTCCAGCTCTGCTTTATCAGTTTTATTATTTCCTAATAAATGCATCACAAGTTTTGCTGCCGACCCTTGAAAGGTCGTCTCCAGTAAACGGTCTATAAGCTTATCGCTTGTCTGCTTACGATCTATTTCTGCTTTATAAATATGTGTTTTTCCGTGCTTCTCTCTGGAAAGATACTTTTTCTCATGCATTAGTTGCATGATCTTCAAAGTTGTTGTGTATCCCGTATCTTTTTGCCTGGACAATTCATCATGTACTTCGCGTACAGTCGATGGGCCTTTGTCCCATAAGACACGTAAAACATCTAATTCAGATTCAGTGGGTTTTGAAACACTCATAATTTGCTACTACGATTAATTTCGTATTACAATTATATACGATTTTATTCGTAGTTAAAAATTATCTACGAAAATATTCGTAAAAAAGTGTTAAATGGTGGGTTAAATTGATGAGTGGCAGATAATTCCATCTATTACTTTTTAAGAATTTTATTGATCCTGATGGCCTCATCTATATAAAATGGTAGGGTTTCCCTGAAATCAACTATATCGTCAAGCATGAAATGACGAATCTGTTTTTGATCTCCTATTAGTAATCCAAAGGGATCTTCTATTCTGGTTCCTTTAGTAAAACCAATAATCAAATGATCTTTCTGAGGATTGAAATAAATTAGTGGACCGTGGAAATCGTAAAAGGGAATCTTATATTTAACTGCTTCTGAAATACCCGGAGTATCAAGAAGCCATTGCCTTATTTCTTCAGCTTTTATATATAATGATTTCTCCAGGTTATCTGCCAGGAGACTGGTAACATGATCCGATTTCTGATTAGGTGTTGCTTTCATCTGGTTGATCTGCCTGGATAACTGGTAATCCCAGTTGATATTTAATTGCGACAGTTCTAATTACAATAACAGTGGTAACACAGGCAACATCAGCCCAGTTACTTGTGATGGCAAATTTATCAAATAAAGCATATGCTAACCCGCCGATTATACAAGCGCCAGCATATATCTCCTTCCTGAATATCAGGGGCACTTCATTGATCAAAATATCCCTTGTGATACCACCTGCAATTCCTGTGATCATTCCGAGGATCATAGCTACCCAATAGGGATGACCATATAAAAGTGTCTTTTCAATTCCAATAAGGGTAAACATTCCTAATCCAATGGTATCGAAAATAAAGAAGGTATTTTCAAGCCTGACTAACCTGTTCCTGAAAATCACCACTGAAGCTGTACCTACTAATATGGTTATAAAGTATTTTGGATCATCCATCCAGAAAGGAGTGGCATTCAGCAGAAGATCCCTGATCGTTCCTCCTCCAACTGACGTAACAATTCCAATTACCACTGCACCAAAAAGGTCAACTTTGGCAGCAGCAGCAAGTCGAATTCCACTTATTGCAAGCACATAAGTTCCTGCGTACTCTATAAATTCAGGAAAAGTTAACATCATCGAGGCAATCTTTAAATTCGGCGCTAAACTAACAAAAAAAAACCGCTGCCTCATGGCAACGGTTAACTTTTTAATAATGAATTACTTTAATCTTCTAATTGCACCTTATCAAGGTTCATAAAGACTATTTCATCTCCCTCAATATCTATTCCTACGACTGAGTCTTTTTGAATATTTCCTGCAAGAATTTCTTTAGAGAGCTCGTTTAACACTTCTCGTTGAATTACTCGCTTCAATGGTCTGGCACCGAATGTTGGATCATAACCAGTCTTACCCAGGTAATCAAGAGCTGCATCAGTCGCCTCAAGCTTAATTCCATTATGCTCAAGTCTATTTTTGATCATATTAAACTGGATGCCAACGATTTTTCTGATATCCTCTTTCGACAGCGGTCTGAACATAATCAGTTCATCGATCCTGTTAAGGAATTCAGGTCTGACAGACTTTTTCATCAGCTCGAATACCTCGTTTTTAGTCTTCTCGATTACATCATCATGATTTAATTCATCC encodes the following:
- a CDS encoding DUF1801 domain-containing protein — its product is MKATPNQKSDHVTSLLADNLEKSLYIKAEEIRQWLLDTPGISEAVKYKIPFYDFHGPLIYFNPQKDHLIIGFTKGTRIEDPFGLLIGDQKQIRHFMLDDIVDFRETLPFYIDEAIRINKILKK
- a CDS encoding M56 family metallopeptidase — protein: MLTFESYNRIIESIGWTLVHALWQFALIGILFLLIRPLVRNKPKVMYWLTFGALLGGLGWSVQTFIMHWNDLAGATSESLSLFDNKVEYLITANDPGVMNFWEGLANRIRPFLPELVIVWSAGAFLLGFRLIGSYAYLRILKNKATELVDSQWNDVLDKLKKSLNINKDIKILKSAAIYGPMVMGHLKPVILIPVGLATGLPSQQIEAILAHELAHIKRSDYLVNFVQSLVEVIFFYHPMVWYLSDILRHEREVCCDSVALNYQPSSIQYAKLLTKLEEYAINQQSPAMQLGGQSKHSLLLRIQRIVQPKMQKKTMKDKIIPLVILVVAVVAMSFMDVGKKKLLEAEQKMSELLDTTKENKIIEFPEEAEVAQVPEVPENPSPVKEIVPVQPVEPSEQPESPEAISEVTLTSPVKPRKFRIYDVARVYKQGDKVYFVSPDTIPSSEEGVKYIFRSGDNEKVVIVNANDISENVKRSMEAAYSSMKNIDFEKIMADAQIDQEHIQKSLKIAMESLDLSKMNFDFTFENDSMLTPEEKAQMRQELEQAREEIIQAKEEIRREMEEIKVEIDQEKINRDVKRELEKAQRELKREMAELKIEMEEFEKEMEERNARLKAELIKDGYLNSKDELTTIEVRDDEEIKVNGKKIKPQHQKKYQKILNDMIDIDPDIDID
- a CDS encoding trimeric intracellular cation channel family protein, encoding MMLTFPEFIEYAGTYVLAISGIRLAAAAKVDLFGAVVIGIVTSVGGGTIRDLLLNATPFWMDDPKYFITILVGTASVVIFRNRLVRLENTFFIFDTIGLGMFTLIGIEKTLLYGHPYWVAMILGMITGIAGGITRDILINEVPLIFRKEIYAGACIIGGLAYALFDKFAITSNWADVACVTTVIVIRTVAIKYQLGLPVIQADQPDESNT
- a CDS encoding BlaI/MecI/CopY family transcriptional regulator, which encodes MSVSKPTESELDVLRVLWDKGPSTVREVHDELSRQKDTGYTTTLKIMQLMHEKKYLSREKHGKTHIYKAEIDRKQTSDKLIDRLLETTFQGSAAKLVMHLLGNNKTDKAELEKIKKYLDDIEDSQQN